The proteins below come from a single Juglans regia cultivar Chandler chromosome 12, Walnut 2.0, whole genome shotgun sequence genomic window:
- the LOC108994750 gene encoding vesicle-associated membrane protein 724-like, protein MSQESFIYSFVARGTMILAEYTKFSGNFPAIAAQCLEKLGSSNEKFSYTCDHHTFNFLVEDGYAYCVVAKESVGKQISFAFLERMKVDFRKRYGGGKADTANAKSLNKEFGPIMKEHMNYLIDHAEEIEKVLKVNAQVTQLKSIMLENIDKVLVRGEHIMEIDVKAKDLHDQAQQYKVRGTQLKRKMWYQNMKIKLVFLGILVLLILVIWLSICRGFDCTN, encoded by the exons atgaGTCAGGAATCGTTCATATACAGCTTCGTGGCACGAGGCACCATGATCTTGGCCGAGTACACCAAGTTCAGTGGCAACTTCCCAGCGATTGCGGCTCAGTGCCTTGAGAAACTCGGGTCCTCCAACGAAAAGTTCAGCTACACCTGCGACCACCACACCTTCAACTTTCTCGTCGAGGATGGTTATG CTTACTGTGTTGTTGCCAAAGAATCTGTTGGCAAGCAGATATCCTTTGCATTCTTGGAACGGATGAAGGTGGACTTTAGGAAAAGATATGGGGGTGGTAAAGCAGATACAGCAAACGCCAAAAGTCTTAACAAGGAGTTCGG GCCAATCATGAAAGAGCACATGAATTACCTTATTGACCATGCTGAAGAGATTGAGAAGGTGTTAAAAGTGAACGCCCAAGTTACACAACTTAAAAGTATTATGCTGGAGAATATTGACAAG GTTCTTGTTAGGGGGGAACATATAATGGAAATTGATGTCAAGGCTAAAGATTTACACGATCAG GCCCAACAGTACAAAGTACGTGGAACACAACTTAAACGGAAGATGTGGTatcaaaacatgaaaataaagcTGGTGTTTCTTGGAATCTTAGTACTCCTCATTCTAGTAATCTGGCTTTCTATTTGCCGTGGATTTGACTGCACCAACTAG